A region from the Gammaproteobacteria bacterium genome encodes:
- a CDS encoding homoserine O-acetyltransferase has product MPGNFPPDSVGLVSPRRYRHQRPLPLECGSVLPGFDMVYETYGELNAARSNAVLICHALSGDHHAAGYHAPEDAKPGWWENMIGPGKAIDTRSFYVVCPNNLGGCGGSSGPNEIDPATGKVYGPDFPFVTVRDWVNSQALLAEELGIACWAAVIGGSLGGMQGLEWAICRPQQVRYVFAIAAAPKLSTQNIAFNEVARQAIRSDPDYRGGHYYDQGARPPSRGLMLARMLGHITYLSDDSLAQKFGRDLRDGEIKFGYDAEFQVESYLRHQGKAFVDRFDANSYLLMTKTLDYFDLAARAGGDLAAAFAAAQAGFYVISFSSDWRFSPSRSREIVDALMRAGKKVSYVGVESEKGHDSFLMPISLYHRVMRTAMRRIAEEVFGGPPPPERPSERS; this is encoded by the coding sequence ATGCCTGGGAATTTCCCCCCGGACTCCGTCGGCCTGGTTTCGCCCCGGCGTTACCGTCACCAACGGCCCTTGCCGCTGGAATGCGGCAGCGTGCTGCCCGGCTTCGACATGGTTTACGAGACCTACGGCGAACTGAATGCCGCGCGCTCCAACGCCGTACTGATCTGCCATGCCCTCAGCGGCGACCACCATGCGGCCGGCTATCATGCCCCGGAGGACGCCAAGCCGGGCTGGTGGGAAAATATGATCGGCCCCGGCAAAGCCATTGACACTCGGTCGTTCTACGTGGTCTGTCCCAATAATCTGGGCGGTTGCGGAGGCTCCAGCGGCCCCAACGAGATCGATCCGGCAACGGGCAAGGTCTATGGCCCCGATTTTCCCTTCGTCACGGTCCGGGACTGGGTCAACAGCCAAGCCCTGCTCGCCGAGGAACTGGGCATTGCATGTTGGGCCGCCGTCATCGGCGGCAGCCTGGGGGGAATGCAGGGCCTGGAGTGGGCGATCTGCCGGCCGCAACAGGTTCGGTACGTCTTCGCGATCGCCGCGGCCCCCAAGTTATCCACCCAGAATATCGCCTTCAACGAAGTGGCCCGCCAGGCCATCCGCTCGGATCCCGACTATCGCGGCGGACACTACTACGACCAAGGGGCCCGGCCGCCCAGTCGCGGCTTGATGCTGGCCCGCATGCTGGGACATATTACCTACCTGTCAGACGACAGCCTTGCTCAGAAATTCGGGCGGGACCTGCGCGACGGAGAGATCAAGTTCGGCTACGACGCCGAATTCCAGGTGGAGAGCTACCTGCGCCACCAGGGCAAGGCATTCGTGGATCGCTTCGATGCCAACAGCTATCTGCTGATGACCAAGACTCTTGATTATTTTGATCTGGCCGCGCGCGCCGGCGGCGACCTGGCCGCTGCCTTCGCGGCGGCCCAGGCCGGTTTCTACGTGATTTCCTTCAGCAGCGATTGGCGCTTCTCCCCGAGCCGCTCTCGCGAGATCGTAGATGCCCTGATGCGGGCCGGCAAGAAGGTCAGCTATGTAGGGGTGGAATCGGAGAAGGGGCACGATTCTTTCCTGATGCCCATTTCGCTGTACCACCGGGTGATGCGCACCGCAATGCGGCGGATCGCGGAGGAGGTTTTCGGCGGCCCGCCGCCGCCGGAGCGGCCCTCGGAGCGATCCTGA
- the metW gene encoding methionine biosynthesis protein MetW → MTLRPDQSLIASWIRPRAHVLDLGCGDGTLLCHLRAARGATGYGLEIDAGNILKCLEAGVHVIQYDLDAGLASFKDNSFDYVIMSQTLQAIRYPRLLLAEMLRVGREGIVTFPNLGYWQCRRQFALAGRMPRTQALPFPWYETPHIHPCTIDDFETLCRAARIELVERTTVDHAHRSGIFMRLLPNLMGEVAIYRIRLGPDERDAEAPRTAPPQTPAA, encoded by the coding sequence ATGACCCTGCGCCCCGACCAATCGTTGATCGCCAGCTGGATCCGTCCGCGGGCGCATGTGCTGGACCTGGGTTGCGGCGACGGCACCCTGCTTTGCCACCTGCGCGCGGCGCGCGGCGCCACCGGCTATGGCCTGGAGATCGATGCCGGCAACATCCTCAAATGCCTGGAGGCGGGAGTCCACGTGATCCAGTACGACCTGGACGCCGGCCTGGCCAGTTTCAAGGACAATTCTTTCGACTACGTGATCATGTCGCAGACCTTGCAGGCCATTCGTTATCCCCGTCTCCTGCTGGCGGAAATGTTGCGGGTCGGGCGCGAGGGGATCGTGACCTTCCCGAACCTGGGATATTGGCAGTGCCGCCGCCAGTTCGCGCTGGCGGGACGGATGCCGCGCACCCAGGCTCTGCCGTTCCCCTGGTACGAGACGCCCCACATCCACCCATGTACGATTGACGATTTCGAGACCCTCTGTCGCGCTGCCCGCATCGAACTCGTGGAGCGCACTACCGTGGATCACGCGCACCGCAGCGGCATTTTTATGCGGCTGTTGCCCAATCTCATGGGGGAGGTCGCGATCTATCGCATCCGCCTCGGTCCCGACGAGAGAGACGCCGAGGCGCCGCGAACGGCGCCCCCGCAAACGCCCGCTGCGTAA